In Fibrobacter sp. UWH6, the genomic stretch GCCTCGGATTTTGAGAAGGGCACGACTTGAAATTCCCGCAGGAACGAATTGTACAGGGCAATGGTCCTTTCGTAATTGTTGCTTTTCCGCGCGCCATATTCAAGCTCCGCGCAGACAACAGACGGAACCACAATGGATGTAGATGGGACTCGTTCAAAATGCTTTCGAATTTCCGGGAACATTCCCTTTACGGCATAGACAATGATGTTTGTGTCCAGGAAGTATTTCACAGTTCCTCCCTGGAAGCATCTAGGGAAGAATCCAATTCTTCGGGTACATCGATGTCCAAGTCCTTACCTGCGCCAAACAAATCCCAGAAGCTGGATGTGTAGGTGCTTTTGGCGGACTGCGCAATATCCAGATCCAGGGCGCAAGGGTATTTCTGTTCCCGCACGACCTGACGCAGAAACATGTTGATACCGACAGAAAGGTTCATTCCCAGGGAATCAAAAACCTGTTCCGCCCCCTTCTTGACTTCGGGATCGATCCTAAAGGTGACTGTGGTAGATGCGGACATGACAACCTCCATATTACACCCCCAGAATATAACTCTTTGTATTTACATTTGCAATACATTCAATTAAAATGTATTCACACAAGTGACCACATTTGGCGTAATTAGGCATTCTTACTCCTTTCGCGCTACAAGCTTCTATTCAGGATTTTATACAAGCGCGATGTTTCGTTAGAAAAGATAGATTTCTATAAGGACAAATTTTGACATTCAAGAAAGATTTTTTCGGGAGAAACAATTCATTTGAGGGATTGAATCCTTCCAAAGGAAATCTTATAGGGGTTCTTTTTGAACCAGGGGAAAACCGAGTAAGTCCACAAGCATCCCATCGGGTGCGCTGGGGTCAAGGTTAATGCCAGCGCCAAAGACTTCCACAAAGGCTGTGGCTATGGCCTGGCGTATTTCGCGAAAGCTCTTGATGGAAATTCCGGAATTGCTGTCGATTGCGACTGCGCCTATTGCCATATCTAAAACGCTCCGATGATGTTTTCATCGTCCTTGCTTCGGACGCTGAACTTTCCGGAAATGTTTCTTCCGTCTGCCTTGATTTCTATGGAGACCACCTCCTTGACGCCATCGACCTTTTCGATCTTCTCGCGGAGTATTTTCTGGGCG encodes the following:
- a CDS encoding type II toxin-antitoxin system VapC family toxin; its protein translation is MKYFLDTNIIVYAVKGMFPEIRKHFERVPSTSIVVPSVVCAELEYGARKSNNYERTIALYNSFLREFQVVPFSKSEAAAYGEIRRQLETAGAPIGPNDLLIAASAFNGGCLVTHNVKEFSRIDGLVIEDWTMG
- a CDS encoding type II toxin-antitoxin system RelB/DinJ family antitoxin; the encoded protein is MSASTTVTFRIDPEVKKGAEQVFDSLGMNLSVGINMFLRQVVREQKYPCALDLDIAQSAKSTYTSSFWDLFGAGKDLDIDVPEELDSSLDASREEL